One Pleuronectes platessa chromosome 20, fPlePla1.1, whole genome shotgun sequence DNA window includes the following coding sequences:
- the LOC128425991 gene encoding gap junction delta-4 protein gives MAGPSASEIIFISVNHSITLMGKVWLIVMLFLRILILLLAGYPLYQDEQERFVCNTIQPGCANVCYDLFSPVSLFRFWLVQLVTLCIPYFIFIIYVVHKVSNGLTVDLNTSGHISATPLFKIRQEPFNKRSVNKAPLVAEGFTGGYILHLMFRTLLEAGFGAAHYYLFGFYIPRRFLCQHPPCTTQVDCYISRPTEKTVMLNFMLGMAALSLSLNVLDFICAIKRSVRQKIKKKMMVEKIYEEEQCFLSGGGTSKGMDRNDPLAQQDLEEDAGQMGGFRKRRGSGGGVLGLEPPLLGNSSLPRSPGSTGCNTNGNNGYSVTQEEHPERNGSEVALCPPEPMGTPRSIRVSKRNRVKPPPPPRRDIGLPPGTSVGQTGDGSPAGKTCTRRVGQYTLVELGSGAELQSNDDAQDKRSEWV, from the exons ATGGCTGGACCAAGTGCTTCTGAGATCATCTTCATCTCTGTCAATCACAGCATCACATTGATGG GGAAGGTGTGGCTCATTGTGATGCTCTTCCTCCGCATCCTGATCCTCCTCTTGGCTGGTTACCCTCTCTACCAGGACGAGCAGGAGCGGTTTGTGTGCAACACCATTCAGCCTGGTTGCGCCAACGTCTGCTACGATCTGTtctcccccgtctctctcttCCGCTTCTGGCTGGTGCAGCTCGTCACCTTGTGTATCCCctacttcatcttcatcatctacGTGGTTCACAAGGTGTCCAATGGCCTCACCGTGGATCTGAACACCTCCGGTCACATCAGCGCCACGCCACTGTTCAAgatccgtcaggagccgttcaACAAGAGGTCCGTGAACAAGGCACCTCTGGTGGCTGAGGGCTTCACAGGAGGATACATCCTACACCTGATGTTCCGGACCTTGCTGGAGGCTGGGTTTGGAGCTGCTCACTACTATCTGTTTGGTTTCTACATCCCCAGGAGATTCCTGTGCCAGCATCCACCCTGCACCACCCAGGTGGACTGCTACATCTCCAGGCCCACGGAGAAGACTGTGATGCTCAACTTCATGCTTGGCATGGCTGCTCTGTCCCTTTCCTTAAACGTGTTGGATTTCATCTGTGCGATCAAGCGCTCAGTGAGGCAGAAGatcaagaagaagatgatggtgGAGAAAATATATGAGGAAGAGCAATGTTTTCTCTCAGGCGGGGGAACTTCTAAGGGAATGGACAGAAACGACCCCTTGGCTCAGCAGGATTTAGAGGAGGACGCTGGTCAAATGGGGGGTTTCCGGAAGAGGAGAGGTAGCGGAGGAGGGGTGCTAGGTCTAGAGCCACCTCTCTTGGGGAACTCCTCTCTTCCCCGATCTCCAGGATCCACAGGTTGCAACACCAATGGGAACAACGGCTACTCTGTTACCCAAGAGGAGCATCCGGAAAGAAACGGCAGTGAGGTGGCTCTCTGTCCCCCGGAGCCAATGGGGACGCCCAGATCCATTCGCGTTAGCAAGCGCAATAGAGTCAAACCGCCACCTCCCCCCAGACGGGACATTGGGCTGCCCCCTGGGACATCGGTGGGGCAAACTGGGGATGGTTCCCCAGCAGGAAAAACCTGTACCAGACGGGTGGGTCAGTACACGCTGGTGGAGCTGGGTAGTGGCGCAGAGCTTCAGAGCAACGACGATGCACAGGACAAAAGATCCGAGTGGGTTTGA